A genomic segment from Amygdalobacter nucleatus encodes:
- a CDS encoding deaminase — protein MPMELTLEAKQRLCQAYLNYLSLVVCQQQACVAFQRGDTPIGALLISNKTVSAWQGSLTANLTKANWQAMQSFLALPEYLRLQVICTLALECYAISNNSCAQEAWLLLQSYLKKESHSTESIASTQGAESDARLLDSLDLALCRNLFASFSQLDKFELANQREKEQAVFGHCECLILEAAQAKLKTRRFNNFRLYVNLEPCLLCSSAIITAQVGELFYLQTNAKAGAVESQIKLLSLPWLNHHVKFTKLDASVLTSITSLCLCDFFHNLRHVNKQMGQAKKRKALYMEKDKFSLRKEMK, from the coding sequence ATGCCTATGGAATTAACTTTAGAGGCTAAGCAAAGGCTCTGTCAGGCCTACTTAAACTATCTTTCGCTTGTTGTCTGTCAACAGCAAGCTTGTGTAGCTTTTCAGCGCGGCGATACTCCAATCGGCGCACTCTTAATTAGTAATAAGACAGTTTCTGCATGGCAAGGAAGCTTAACTGCAAATCTAACGAAGGCTAATTGGCAAGCTATGCAAAGTTTCCTAGCCTTACCTGAATATCTGCGTTTGCAAGTTATCTGTACGTTGGCTTTGGAATGTTATGCAATTAGCAATAATTCTTGTGCGCAAGAAGCCTGGCTATTGTTGCAAAGCTATTTAAAGAAAGAGTCTCACTCTACTGAATCTATCGCATCTACTCAAGGCGCTGAGTCAGATGCAAGGTTACTAGATAGCCTCGATTTAGCGCTGTGCCGTAATTTGTTCGCTAGTTTCAGTCAATTAGATAAGTTTGAGCTAGCTAATCAACGTGAAAAAGAGCAGGCTGTTTTCGGGCATTGTGAGTGTTTAATTTTGGAAGCTGCGCAAGCTAAGCTAAAGACTAGACGCTTTAATAATTTCCGCCTCTATGTCAATTTAGAGCCCTGTTTGCTCTGTTCTTCAGCCATAATTACAGCTCAAGTTGGCGAATTATTCTATCTGCAAACTAATGCCAAGGCTGGTGCTGTTGAATCACAAATCAAGCTTCTAAGTTTGCCGTGGCTTAATCATCATGTTAAATTCACAAAACTAGATGCAAGCGTGTTAACGAGTATTACCAGTTTATGTTTGTGTGATTTCTTCCACAATCTAAGGCATGTAAATAAGCAAATGGGACAAGCTAAGAAACGCAAGGCACTCTATATGGAAAAGGATAAATTCAGTTTGCGTAAAGAAATGAAATAG
- a CDS encoding galactokinase, with the protein MSSNTDQTNFCAKLAPLYEPALVKLYGNDPNTLQASKERYQDLCQGYTATFDLANLQNDSFYFFSTPGRSEIMGNHTDHQHGRVICSAISLDIIALVKPISEPVIRLKSKDYNKVDEIDLNDLNVHADEIGHSAALIRGVCAKLKELGYKVGGFECYTSANVPSGSGLSSSAAFEVMIISIIDKLYNNNVINPLLRAQIAQYAENVYFDKPCGLMDQCGCSFGGMIKIDFANSKDVNVEQFKNPFANSDYHLVISKAGGSHADLTNDYADIPAEMRSVSHCFGKNVLREVAEADFWRRLSQLRNQVNDRALLRSIHFFSEQERVEHAGQCLAKNDIAEFLKLVQASGQSSWQLLQNIYSNQNPLEQPISIALAVSAHILNGQGAYRVHGGGFAGTIQAYVPANLLAEYKQTIDAVCGANSVLDLQIRPYGAVCLEDII; encoded by the coding sequence ATGTCAAGCAATACAGATCAAACTAATTTTTGTGCCAAATTAGCCCCACTTTATGAGCCAGCGCTCGTTAAATTATACGGCAATGACCCAAACACACTCCAAGCATCTAAAGAACGTTACCAAGATTTATGTCAAGGCTATACTGCAACTTTTGATTTGGCTAACTTACAAAATGACAGTTTCTATTTTTTCAGCACCCCAGGCCGCAGCGAAATTATGGGTAATCACACAGATCACCAACACGGCCGTGTAATCTGTAGTGCCATCAGTCTGGATATAATCGCCCTAGTCAAGCCAATTTCTGAGCCTGTCATTCGTTTGAAATCGAAAGACTATAACAAAGTTGATGAAATTGACTTAAACGACTTAAATGTCCATGCCGATGAAATTGGCCACTCAGCTGCTTTAATTCGCGGTGTTTGTGCCAAATTGAAGGAGCTTGGCTATAAAGTTGGCGGTTTTGAATGTTATACAAGCGCCAATGTCCCAAGCGGTTCTGGCCTTTCTTCCTCAGCAGCTTTCGAAGTCATGATCATCAGTATCATCGACAAGCTCTATAATAATAATGTGATAAATCCGCTTTTGCGTGCCCAAATTGCCCAATATGCTGAAAATGTTTACTTCGATAAGCCTTGTGGTTTGATGGACCAATGTGGTTGCAGCTTCGGTGGCATGATCAAAATTGATTTTGCTAACAGCAAAGATGTCAACGTTGAGCAATTCAAAAATCCATTTGCAAACAGCGATTATCACTTAGTTATCAGTAAAGCTGGCGGTAGCCATGCCGATTTAACCAATGACTATGCCGATATTCCAGCTGAGATGCGGAGTGTTTCGCACTGCTTTGGCAAAAATGTCCTCCGGGAAGTTGCTGAAGCTGATTTTTGGCGTCGTTTATCTCAATTACGCAATCAAGTTAATGATCGTGCTTTGTTGCGTAGTATCCATTTCTTCTCTGAACAAGAAAGAGTGGAACACGCTGGCCAATGCCTAGCTAAAAACGATATTGCAGAATTCCTGAAGCTTGTGCAAGCTTCAGGCCAAAGTTCATGGCAGCTTCTGCAAAATATTTATAGCAATCAAAATCCACTTGAGCAGCCAATTAGCATTGCCCTAGCTGTTAGTGCGCATATTTTGAATGGCCAAGGTGCTTATCGTGTCCACGGTGGTGGCTTTGCCGGCACAATTCAAGCTTACGTTCCAGCTAATTTGCTAGCAGAATATAAGCAGACGATCGATGCTGTCTGCGGTGCAAATTCTGTGCTTGATTTACAAATTCGCCCGTACGGTGCTGTCTGCTTAGAAGATATTATTTGA